CGCTTTAAATTGCGTGATTTTTTGATTGATCTCCTGTTCTGTTTTTTGGAAGCCTTCGTTTATTTTCGTCTGATCAATGACCACGCGAATCGTCGCAGGCTCACGTTCCCACACGCCATCTGCATGTAGCGGCAGTTTTTGTAGCTGTCTACCATCACTGTCATAAATCTCTAACCCAATTTCACCGCCATCAAAATCTCCTCCACCACCAGGCGGCTCCGGAACTTCTCCACCGACAATTTTCACTGGCCAAGCCGCACGATTGTCTGTCCAGATCGTCTCGTTTTCCGGCATGGATTTCCCAGGGTTGATATGGGCAATAAAATCCTCGGATTTTTGCGGATACTTCGTCGGAATCGTGATCTTACGCACCTCACCCGGCTTGAATTCATTCACGTCCAAGCGAGTTTCCTTTTCTGAGCTCGCCCAGCGAACAGCCAATTTCGTATCATGCGTTACTTTCCCGGCATTCTTCACGCTGAATGTAATCGTCGCATCGGTTCCTGCGGCTTGAGGGCTCTTCGGGTCAATTTGAAAGCTCGATTTCACAATCAGTAAATTCTCTCCATCCGGTTTTGGAACGCCTTTGCCGATTTGCACAAAAAAATGACCGTCGCAGCCGTCACTCTGGGTCGAATAAAATTGCACCTTGTACAGTCCTTCTAAAAGAAGACCATTTTCGTCTCTCGGGAAATACACCCAGTGGCTATTTGTGGAGGTATTTGAGCTATCGAGTGCCTTTCCGTTTCGCTTTCTTTCCCAGGAGCCAGACGCAGGATCAAACCACCTCATCGAAAAGTGACTATCATCCGACAAAAACATCCGAAACCGATACTTGTCTGGAATCTCCTCTGCTGCCATTTCAATGGTTTCACCACGTTGAATATCCTTGCTCCACTTTTGGTTGTTTCGATCGATTTCTACTGACGCGAGAATATCCCAGCATTTTTGGTCGGATTCAATGGTGAATCGCACCTCACCCGTGCAGCCCGTCTCGGACTCGAACAGCAGTACGATTTCATCGCCAACATCTACGCTTGCCGGCAACATGAGCCTGAATCGCTCGTCCACTGCAAGCTTGTCGGTTAACGCTGTTTTTCCTTCAGGGCTCTTCCAATACCAAGTACCAGATACCTTTGAGGAAAACGATAGATTAGTATCGTATTGATCTCCAGCCTTCGAAAAATACTTGATGTATACGGGGTCTTTCAATGTAAATCCTGAGCTGACCGATCCATTCATGCCTTCACCTTCAGGAGAAAATGGCAGAGGTGGCTCGCTATGTACTAAAAATGAAACCTTTTTTTGATCAGCGATCGAGCAGGAAGCATCTTTTACCACAATCGTTATTTCCCAATTGCATTCAGGTCGCTCCCTCCACTTTGTCCCATCGAGGTTTAGCTTTAGTTTGTACGTTTTTCCTCGCTCGAATGGAAAATAGTACGGGTTATAAACATTTCCGAACGGAAGCTTTAAACTGGAGGAATCATAGGGTCCCCATCTGCCATTGTCATTTTCCCTGACTGGCAAGGTATAAGTTTTTCCGTTTGGAAGGGATACATCCCACTTGAGCGATGCCTCCGAGCTATCTCCGTATTTGGTTGTGTATTTAGCCCGGAACGTAAGCGTATCGAACGGCATAATCTCAATGGTTTGACCGTTTCTTACTGCAGATGCCGACAGCGTAACGATGGGGCATGAGTCTTCGCCATCTGGCGACTCCACTCTAAAATATTTCTCCCAGCACTCTGTTCCATCATCACTGGTGTAGACGACTTTTACCCGTCCAGAGCTACCGATGCTTCCTGTCCCGACTTTCCTGTTGCCATTCGCTCCAGGCTTCATGTCATAACCATTCATCGTGTATTTTCCTGGTTTATTGGCAGAGAGAGTGATATCTGCATTTTTTTCGACAGCAATATCCGAGCCGCCGCTGGCAACAGCATTGTGGTCTTTAATATCCTTGTCGCCAACGACTTGAATGTTCAGTTTGGTTTTTGTTGACCCGATTGAACATGCTGGACCTGGATCAGGCTTTTCGGGATCAGGCTTTTCCGGTGAGGTTACATCACCCACTGTGAATAGTGCTGTATAAGGTGTCGAAACGCTTATGCTGCTTGATCCTTGGCGGCTTCTTTGATGCAGGTCAGTGATGGTTAGCGATATTTCATACAGGCCTGGCTCGGTAGGCTTATAGTCGGTATTTTTAAAGGTCCACTTGTAGCCTGGGGGACTGCTTGTCTCGTTTACTTTGGGAACGGCAGTGCTTGGATCGTTGAATTTTTGATTAGACAAGATGCTCTTGTATCCACGTCCTGTTGTCTTGTTGATCACGCTTAAAGACCATACAAAAATGCCGCGGTCATAGTAAGAAAAGTCCGTGGCATTTGCATGGATCTCAACTGTTTCGTTGAGGTTGTATTTTGTTTTGTTGGTGGTTATGCTGCCGCTGGGTTGTGGGGTGGTTCGGAAGTGGCCTACCGAGATGTACCCGCCTTTGCCGTCTGGGACGAGGTTGTCTCCTTTGGTGTAGCCTGCGCCGCCTGAGGCGGAGGCTAGTTCTGCGAGGTTGTAGGCTTGGTACTCTTTGAAATCTCTTATAGTACTACTAGAAACAGTTTTACTATAAACATTAGCAGTTCCCCCCAAGATATAATTGGGATTTCCACCAAACCGTTTGATCCAGTAGTTTGTTTCATTTTCGTCTACGAAGTACCATCCTCTGTCTGCTTTTTTGTTGATATCAGCGAATCCTAGTACTCTATTTCCATCAATGACCCTATCTACTTCAATTTGTGATACTGTTGCACCGAGTTCTCCATCTATTCCTGAGATCGCAAGAATGTCAAACTGATTTTTCGGTGCAAGCTCTTTTTGTGAATCTACAGTAGCAACACCAATGCCGTGGTAGTTTGGTGTTGCACCTGCAAAATTTGAATAAATAGTAAGTAGCCCGCTTAAGAGACAAAAGGAGAGCACAGAAAAAATTAATTTCCTGTGCTTCATTATAAGTTTTATCATTATTTTGTACCCTTCACTTTATAAAATTTCCGCGTGTTATCAACTCTCTCAAAAGTAGGTAATTTGGGATACATAAAAGCACCAGCATCCGTTGAATCGTTATTATTTATTATTACTAAAGACATATAGTCTGCACCGTTTATTGAAATACTGAAGGATTCATTATTTAAAAAACCTTCTTTAACATTTTGTTTTGAGACAAACATCGCCCTTATCATAAAATCACCATCACCCTTAGGCACCTTCCCACTAATCTTCCCATTCACAACCTTCAAGCTCTTATGAAACTCATCCGCATATTTCGCCCCTTGCTCAAGCTGCCATTTATCCTTCCACAAATAACGCAAAATTTCCGCCGCTTCCCCTCGCGTCACAGGCAAATCCTCACGAAATTTAGGCTGACCACTAGGTGCTGGCTTCATCCATCCCCACGTGATAAGCGCCCCAGTATTGGTTAAATTGGGATTCTTTTCACCCCGAATCGGCTTCCACGCTGCATACACCAGCGCTGCCGTTTCTTCCTTCGTCAACAGCCTGTTCGGCTCTACCTTCACCCCCGCCAAAATCCCCGCCTTCTGCGCCTGCTCATAGCTCACCTTCGCCCAATGCCCTACCGGGAGCTCCGGAACGGGGGCTACCTCCTTCAATCCGCGAATCGCTCCTAAACTCGCGATAAACTGCCCTTGCGTGATTTGACTATTCGGATAAAAGTTCCCCTTGCTATCCAGCCATAAGTATTTCTTCTGTACACCGAAATCAATGGCTGCCTTTGCTGTATGTGAAGCGTAATCGTTCGCTGACGCAGCAGCCTGTACGGTTTGACTATTAGCTACTCCAGTAAGCCCTGCCACTGCGAGAACAGCTGCTAGTAGGTATGACATGATTGCACGTTTGTTCATGGAATGACCCCCCTCTTTACTGGACATTTTACCTATATTATCCATTTTTAGAAAGAGTCTGATTTAGGTTCCTTTGCAAAAAGCTTCGCAACGTATTCTCGGGCACCGCCCCTTCCAGCTTGTCGATCACCTTACCTTGTTCGACGACAAAAACAGTGGGGGTTGCCTCTGCCCCGAGGCGCGACGCTTCATCTAGCTCTTTCTGCTCATGGATATCCAGTCGTTGGATCATTTCAGGTGGATACTCCTTCACGACTTTCTCAAATGTCGGGCCGAACTCCGTACAATATCCGCAGCTATCACTATAGACGTACACCACTTTTACTTCTTCTTGTGCACTGGCTGTACCCCACCACGCACTTATACCGACGGCAAGCATAACAACACCGAGCAGGATCCACAGCCACCATTGCTTGCTTCTACTCACGTCCATCTCCCTTTCGCGAATCAGAATGTTTCATAACGTATGCACTTGTCAAAGAACGATGCCCGTATTATGCAGCTCCGAGCTGAGACAAAAAAAGCCAGCCCCATTGGACTGGCTGACATGTATAAAAAAAAAAAGACGTACCACAACTCTTGCAAGTTCGTACGCCGTGCTTTTCCTCGTATGATGTTTCCTATTGCATAAGTAAACTGCCGCCGTCTTCCTTCATCAACGCACGCAGTTCTTCAATAAACGCCTGCCCTTTTTGAATCTCTTCCTCGGTGTAGCGCTGCTTGCTCTTAAACGTAAAGATTTTGCCCTTCATTTCCTCATAGGGCAAGTGGTTGAAATACAGAATCGTAGAAACCAGCTCGAGGAAACGGGAATTCTCCTCGTTCATACGCAAAATCGCACGTTCTCCA
The window above is part of the Brevibacillus brevis NBRC 100599 genome. Proteins encoded here:
- a CDS encoding thioredoxin family protein, with protein sequence MDVSRSKQWWLWILLGVVMLAVGISAWWGTASAQEEVKVVYVYSDSCGYCTEFGPTFEKVVKEYPPEMIQRLDIHEQKELDEASRLGAEATPTVFVVEQGKVIDKLEGAVPENTLRSFLQRNLNQTLSKNG
- a CDS encoding S-layer homology domain-containing protein — its product is MNKRAIMSYLLAAVLAVAGLTGVANSQTVQAAASANDYASHTAKAAIDFGVQKKYLWLDSKGNFYPNSQITQGQFIASLGAIRGLKEVAPVPELPVGHWAKVSYEQAQKAGILAGVKVEPNRLLTKEETAALVYAAWKPIRGEKNPNLTNTGALITWGWMKPAPSGQPKFREDLPVTRGEAAEILRYLWKDKWQLEQGAKYADEFHKSLKVVNGKISGKVPKGDGDFMIRAMFVSKQNVKEGFLNNESFSISINGADYMSLVIINNNDSTDAGAFMYPKLPTFERVDNTRKFYKVKGTK